In a genomic window of Magnolia sinica isolate HGM2019 chromosome 16, MsV1, whole genome shotgun sequence:
- the LOC131229252 gene encoding pentatricopeptide repeat-containing protein At2g20540-like encodes MPPLLHSPFTHSKYRVIEEEIFSLLSISTSSHHIFQIQAQLFTLGLHQNNFLATKLLHLCSSTSSISHASLLFHHISNPTISLWNAFIRFLSQNSLPFLTLQTYTQMKNTIIPPDHYTFPSLIKSCAALPSSPPIGPAVHGEIVRTGFNSDRYVCNALIDMYSKHGFLESAVYLFETMPVKDVVAWNSMVAGFFRREDVEKGRDLFERMPERNVVSWNTVVAGYARNGCATEALGLFRKMQLEGVQPNEVTLVGVLTACAQAGALEIGKWVHRFIKRSRIRMDIHLYNCLIDMYAKGGSLRDARQVFDGMGERSVVSWNAMIAGFAMHGFGEDAVWLFEEMEREGVEPNDITFIGVLTACAYAGLIREGRRYFSCMAEEYGITPKVEHYGCMVDLLGRGGYVIEAHELIKSMPISPDAGIWGALMGACRTHGYLELAEHALICLLELEPWNAGNYVILSNIYAARGRWDDVEWLRKKMRGRNVQKTPGSSSIEVESSIHEFVVGDRSHPRTKEIYDKLEELGIQLKQAGYVPDLNSLLHVVCE; translated from the exons ATGCCTCCACTTCTCCACTCCCCATTCACCCATTCAAAATACAGAGTCATAGAAGAAGagatcttctctctcctctccatctCTACCTCTTCCCATCACATCTTCCAAATCCAAGCCCAACTCTTCACCCTCGGACTTCACCAAAATAACTTTCTTGCCACTAAGCTACTCCATCTCTGCTCTTCCACCTCTTCCATCTCCCATGCTTCCCTTCTCTTCCACCACATCTCCAACCCAACCATCAGCCTCTGGAATGCCTTCATCAGATTCCTCTCTCAAAACAGTCTCCCCTTCCTTACCCTCCAAACCTACACCCAGATGAAAAATACCATCATCCCACCCGATCATTACACCTTCCCCTCCCTCATCAAGTCCTGCGCCGCTCTCCCCTCATCCCCGCCCATCGGCCCTGCTGTCCATGGCGAGATCGTAAGGACTGGGTTCAACTCAGATCGTTACGTATGCAACGCGCTCATTGATATGTACTCGAAACACGGGTTTCTTGAGAGTGCAGTCTACTTGTTCGAGACAATGCCTGTGAAGGATGTAGTCGCTTGGAACAGCATGGTCGCGGGGTTTTTTAGAAGGGAGGATGtggagaaggggagggacctgtTTGAGCGAATGCCCGAGCGTAATGTGGTGAGTTGGAATACCGTGGTCGCGGGTTACGCGCGGAATGGGTGTGCAACTGAAGCGTTGGGGCTCTTTCGTAAGATGCAGTTGGAAGGGGTTCAGCCAAACGAGGTGACGCTGGTCGGCGTACTGACAGCTTGTGCACAGGCTGGCGCTCTTGAAATTGGGAAATGGGTACACCGTTTCATCAAGAGGAGCAGGATCCGGATGGATATTCATTTGTATAACTGCTTGATTGATATGTATGCAAAGGGAGGTAGCTTGAGAGATGCACGCCAGGTTTTTGATGGAATGGGTGAGAGGAGTGTCGTGTCATGGAACGCAATGATTGCCGGATTTGCCATGCACGGGTTCGGTGAGGATGCAGTTTGGCTGTTTGAAGAGATGGAGAGGGAAGGTGTCGAGCCTAATGATATCACGTTCATTGGTGTTCTCACTGCTTGCGCGTATGCTGGCCTAATCAGAGAAGGGCGCAGATATTTCAGTTGCATGGCTGAAGAATATGGGATTACACCTAAG GTAGAGCACTACGGGTGCATGGTTGATCTACTTGGTCGAGGTGGGTATGTAATTGAGGCTCATGAGCTGATAAAGAGCATGCCTATCTCCCCAGATGCAGGTATTTGGGGTGCTCTAATGGGGGCTTGTCGAACTCATGGCTACTTGGAGTTGGCGGAGCATGCATTGATTTGCCTTCTTGAACTAGAACCATGGAATGCAGGGAACTATGTCATTCTCTCGAATATTTATGCAGCCAGAGGCCGTTGGGATGATGTCGAATGGTTGCGGAAGAAAATGAGAGGAAGGAATGTCCAAAAGACTCCAGGGTCAAGCTCCATTGAAGTGGAGAGTTCAATCCATGAGTTTGTCGTAGGGGACAGGTCTCATCCTCGCACAAAGGAGATATATGACAAGTTGGAGGAGTTGGGAATCCAGTTGAAGCAAGCAGGCTATGTGCCCGACCTAAACTCGCTGTTGCACGTTGTATGCGAGTAG